The nucleotide sequence ATGTAAGACGACATACGCGGATATTTGGCATTGGGGTTCGGATTTTCAACTGTCCAGCGGTTAGTTGCTACGTCTTCGTACACGCCTGATAGAAATAAATTCGCATTTTCGAAACCATTGATAGGCGAACCATCCATAAAATTGGTGACATTAGCCACTCCTTGCATAAATACAGACACATCAAAACCTTTCCAACCTACACTTATTCCGTAACCGTAATTTATTTCAGGAACATGCGTTCTGCCGATAGCCACTTTGTCGTAACTATTTACTACACCATCTGCATTCACATCTTGATACTTTCTGTCGCCTGGGCGAACTTTGCCGTATTGCTGTACCGGACTGTTTGCTATATCTTCTTCGGACTCAAAATAACCTAGGCAAATTAATCCAAATTGTTGATAAAGAGGTTTGCCAATTACACTTTGATAATTGTAAATGGGAGTAGGGGCGTCATCGTATAATTTTTCATTTCGGTTATAGGTAAAGTTACCTCTTCCTGAAACCTGAAAATCGCCAAACTGTTTGTTATATTCCAAAGACAGATCAATACCGCTATTCTTCATTCTACCTAAGTTAACATACGGATTTACGTTGATACCTACAACAGAAGAAATACTCTCCCTTAAGATAAAAATTCCTTCTCTCTTTTCTTTGAAATAGTCTGCTTGAATCTTTAGTGAGTTAAAAAGTTCTATTTCTGTACCTATGTTTAGTTTTATCGCTTTTTCCCACGATACATTAGGACTACCCGGATAACCAGTTGCTATACCAGAAAGCCACGTTTGACCAACTTCTCCGAAGGAGTATCCTCCGCCAACAAGCATTTCCGGATTGAAGGCAAAACGACGATCTCCCCCAATCTGGTCGTTACCTATTGATCCATAAGATCCTTTAAGCTTTAAAGCACTAACAACTGGTAATAACGGTTCAAAGAATTTTTCATTGCTGACCATATATCCAAGAGCAACAGATGGAAAGAATCCGAAGCGTTTGCCAGGAGCAAAGTTTTCAGAACCGTTATATCCGAAATTCCCTTCAATGAAATATTTATCCATATATGAATACGTAGCACGACCGGCAATACCTTGATGGCGATAAGGTAAGGACAATACATACGATCCCGGAAAATTATTTATCCGTTCACGCATATTGAATAAAAACAGACCTCCAACTCTATGCTTTTCTGCAAACACATTTTCGTAGTTTAACGAAGCTTCCAAATAAGTGGTTCGTTCGCCGCTACTACCGCTCCATAGTGATAAATAATCATTCCCGTCGTTGTTTTTCTTAAAGATTAACTTTCCATCTGCGTCTCGCCCTGTAGCGTAATAGGTAGACGGATCTTTATATCTTGACGTTGTTGTAGAGTTTACCGCATCCCATGAGAATTTAACATTGGCTTTTAATCCTGGAGTAACGATATCCGATAAATCCTGCGTAAGACCAATTAACGACTGAGCATTGTTGTTAAATACTTGTACATAGCCTGTTTTATTCAATAAATTATAAGGATTTGCTCCAATGGGAGTACGTGCAATTGTTCCATCCGAATATTCTTTAGGTATTGCAATGGGAACTGTAAGAAACGAATAGGTCCACAGCTCATCGGTATCAGGCTTATTTTTTACGTCATACTGTGTCGATAAATTAAGATTTAACATTGTACTTTTTGATAAGTCAATATCAATATTAGATCTGAAATTATACTTCGACCATTTTAATGACGGGTTGTACTGATCTCCCTTTGCGGCATTATAAACGCCGTTTTCGTTATAAATGGATCCGGCAACATAATAGCGGACATTTTTTCCTCCTCCCGAAACATTCACGTTGATACGTTGACTCGTGGTTAAATCTTTATATATTTCATCCATCCAGTTTACGTTTGGATAAAGATCTGGATCAGCCCCACTAAGATACTTATTCATATCTTCCTGTGTATAGAATACATTTCCGTTGTTATCTTCTTTATAAACATCATTGTATAGATCCATAAACTGTTGAGCATTGGCCATTTTAGGCATTTTGGTAGGAGACATAATCCCATATTCAACACGTCCGCTAACAATTGGTTTACCTTCTTTCCCTTTTCGGGTGGTTACCAAAACAACACCATTTGCCCCCCTAACACCATACACAGCAGTCGCAGTAGCATCCTTCAAAATAGAAAATGTCTCAATATCTTCTGTGTCAACAAGATCCAGCTGGCGTTCAATTCCATCAACTAAAACAAGTGGTCGGTTGTTGGCTCCGAAAGTATTAACACCGCGAATCCAGAAGTCAGCTCCTCCCCCCGGTTCTCCGGAACGCTGAACCGCAACGATACCGGCCATCTGACCGGCAAGGCTCGTGCTGATTTTACCGACAGGCACTCTCAAGTCACTTACTGAAACGGTAGTAATAGCCCCAACAACACTTTCCTTTTTCTGTTTACCGAAAGCAACGACAGTAACTTCCTGTAGTTCGTCGGCTTTGGGAAGAAGCTTAACAATTATATTCTTTTGATTTCCGATTGTTATTGTTTGATCCTGCATTCCAAGGTAAGACACAATGATTTTTTCGCTACCGCTCACTTCGAGTTCAAAAGTCCCGTCAATATCTGTTGTTACACCTCTGGTGCTACCCACAACCAGAATTGAAGCCCCGGGAAGTGGTTCTCCTAAGTCGTCCATAACTTTTCCTATAACCAAGGATCTCTTTTGCAAAGTACCTGGAACCTGAGGTTTACTGGCTTTCCGGGATATTAATATCTGACGGTCGTCAATTACGTAGGTGTTATTAGTCCCCTCAAAAAGTTTGTCAAGAATTTTATCGACAGTTTGATTACTTGCCTCAATGTTAACTTTACGTTTCACATCAAGCACTCCATCATAATAGAAAAACACAAAATTACTTTTTCTTTCTATTTCATTGAAAACATCCTTTACAGTCTTGTTATTCAAATCCATTGAAAAGTAGGTAGATTGTGAATAAGATTTTGCGGTAACACTTACACTCATTCCGATAATGAGGAAGAGAGTCATTAACTTCATAATTCTGAATATTTTCACATAATTAGTACCTGACGTACTAATATTTCGCTCTTTTATCATACATTTGTAATGATTTTAGGTTTAAAACTACTCTGAGTAAATTGAATTTAGAATCTTGCCGGATAATATGAGGGTATTATCCGGCTCTTTTTTTTATTGACAGGGGTATCTACATAGGCAAAATCGATTTATTTGTTAAACTAAATTCGATTCGCTCTCCTTTATGTTTGAAATCAATCGGAGCTGTCTGGCAGAGACCATTTAGAACATCTATGATGTTATCTTTCAGATCAAGCTTTCCAGAACATTTTAACGAAGCGACGTTACTATCATATATTATTTCTTTACCGTAGTAGCGAGACAACCGATCTAAGATTGTTCCAAGTTTTTCGCTGTTGTATAAATATAATCCATCCTTCCATGAAGTATATAGAGAGGCATCTACCACCTTAACATCCAATTCTTTTCCCGAAAATGTAACTCTGTTGTTTGGAACCATGTCCACCTCTTTTTTCGTATCAGTTTTTACATTAACAGCCCCGGTAACAAGAACAATCGAATGAACGGCATCGTCCTCATATGCTGTAACATTAAACGAAGTACCAAGAACACGAATGTCCATCTTTTTCGTTTTAACGATGAACGGCCTATTTTTATCCGGTTCAACATTTAAAAAGATTTCGCCGTCTACATATATTTCTCTTTTCTCTTTTTTAAATTCAACAGGATAAACAATACGGGTTCCCGCATTAACCCAAAGTTTAGTGCCATCGGAAAATGTAAGTGTTGATCTTTTTCCCATGGGGACAATTAACTGATTATACTCATCATTAACTGTTGCGCTTTCATCAGCGGTTTGGTTGTTGTTGCTGCTTACAGTTTGTGTGTTGACTTTAATATCTCCTTTATCTCCATACTCGATATTCGCATCTTTATCGGTGATGGCTATATTTTTATTGTTTCCTAAAATTAATTGTACATCCGTTGGATTTTTCAATGGTTTAAGAGCAGAGGCAATACTTGCAATGGATTGTTCGGGGTGATTCTCTACCCAGTAATAGGAAACCGACAGCGTGATAAATAAAGCAATACAAGCCGCAGAAGAAATAGTAAATAGTCTTTTTAACTTTCTTTTTAGCTGTTTTTTGTTTGTAATCTCAATGTTAACCCACAATTCGGTTAGTTCATCCTGACTCATCTTAGAGCTTTTAACCTTTAGTGAGGTAACAAAAGATTTTGCCAGATCGAATTCTACTTTCGATACAATACCTTTGGTTACTAGTTCTTGCCAGTATAATTCAGATTCCCTGGAGGGATTCTTCATAGATTCCAAAAAGAATTGATCATTAACTAATTCTTCCGCTTTGTAATTGGAATAA is from uncultured Macellibacteroides sp. and encodes:
- a CDS encoding TonB-dependent receptor, with product MKLMTLFLIIGMSVSVTAKSYSQSTYFSMDLNNKTVKDVFNEIERKSNFVFFYYDGVLDVKRKVNIEASNQTVDKILDKLFEGTNNTYVIDDRQILISRKASKPQVPGTLQKRSLVIGKVMDDLGEPLPGASILVVGSTRGVTTDIDGTFELEVSGSEKIIVSYLGMQDQTITIGNQKNIIVKLLPKADELQEVTVVAFGKQKKESVVGAITTVSVSDLRVPVGKISTSLAGQMAGIVAVQRSGEPGGGADFWIRGVNTFGANNRPLVLVDGIERQLDLVDTEDIETFSILKDATATAVYGVRGANGVVLVTTRKGKEGKPIVSGRVEYGIMSPTKMPKMANAQQFMDLYNDVYKEDNNGNVFYTQEDMNKYLSGADPDLYPNVNWMDEIYKDLTTSQRINVNVSGGGKNVRYYVAGSIYNENGVYNAAKGDQYNPSLKWSKYNFRSNIDIDLSKSTMLNLNLSTQYDVKNKPDTDELWTYSFLTVPIAIPKEYSDGTIARTPIGANPYNLLNKTGYVQVFNNNAQSLIGLTQDLSDIVTPGLKANVKFSWDAVNSTTTSRYKDPSTYYATGRDADGKLIFKKNNDGNDYLSLWSGSSGERTTYLEASLNYENVFAEKHRVGGLFLFNMRERINNFPGSYVLSLPYRHQGIAGRATYSYMDKYFIEGNFGYNGSENFAPGKRFGFFPSVALGYMVSNEKFFEPLLPVVSALKLKGSYGSIGNDQIGGDRRFAFNPEMLVGGGYSFGEVGQTWLSGIATGYPGSPNVSWEKAIKLNIGTEIELFNSLKIQADYFKEKREGIFILRESISSVVGINVNPYVNLGRMKNSGIDLSLEYNKQFGDFQVSGRGNFTYNRNEKLYDDAPTPIYNYQSVIGKPLYQQFGLICLGYFESEEDIANSPVQQYGKVRPGDRKYQDVNADGVVNSYDKVAIGRTHVPEINYGYGISVGWKGFDVSVFMQGVANVTNFMDGSPINGFENANLFLSGVYEDVATNRWTVENPNPNAKYPRMSSYINQNNKQLSTAKQYDASFMRLKNAELGYTIPKLITKKIGVSTFRIYVQGVNLMTFSKFKLWDPELNNSMGAVYPNMRVANVGINLNF
- a CDS encoding FecR domain-containing protein, whose product is MEKYSYSNYKAEELVNDQFFLESMKNPSRESELYWQELVTKGIVSKVEFDLAKSFVTSLKVKSSKMSQDELTELWVNIEITNKKQLKRKLKRLFTISSAACIALFITLSVSYYWVENHPEQSIASIASALKPLKNPTDVQLILGNNKNIAITDKDANIEYGDKGDIKVNTQTVSSNNNQTADESATVNDEYNQLIVPMGKRSTLTFSDGTKLWVNAGTRIVYPVEFKKEKREIYVDGEIFLNVEPDKNRPFIVKTKKMDIRVLGTSFNVTAYEDDAVHSIVLVTGAVNVKTDTKKEVDMVPNNRVTFSGKELDVKVVDASLYTSWKDGLYLYNSEKLGTILDRLSRYYGKEIIYDSNVASLKCSGKLDLKDNIIDVLNGLCQTAPIDFKHKGERIEFSLTNKSILPM